From Nocardioides daedukensis, the proteins below share one genomic window:
- a CDS encoding DUF4178 domain-containing protein — protein MGWLIGIVVLAAVAALVVWFVRRRSKPADGPFQPDDVVGTADLVSTDALRTLQNGDVIEYLGHKWFVRGRLDFNEDGYVWTEHLLDDAEEKRWVSVEDDEGFEVSLWHSIPLGDIDQGTAGDRDVIVAGTAYRLQERGTARFSALGSTGTAPSGQIDYADYRSNDGKLLGFEKFGSSWEASVGEMLQPFELTVFPGSDRTE, from the coding sequence GTGGGCTGGTTGATCGGCATCGTCGTCCTGGCCGCAGTGGCCGCGCTCGTGGTGTGGTTCGTGCGGCGCAGGTCCAAGCCCGCGGACGGACCCTTCCAGCCGGACGACGTGGTCGGCACGGCCGACCTGGTCTCCACCGATGCTCTGCGCACGTTGCAGAACGGCGACGTGATCGAATACCTCGGCCACAAGTGGTTCGTGCGGGGTCGACTCGACTTCAACGAGGACGGCTACGTCTGGACCGAGCACCTCCTCGACGATGCCGAGGAGAAGCGCTGGGTCAGCGTGGAGGACGACGAGGGCTTCGAGGTCTCGCTGTGGCACTCCATCCCGCTCGGCGACATCGACCAGGGCACCGCGGGTGACCGCGACGTGATCGTGGCCGGGACCGCCTACCGACTCCAGGAGCGGGGCACCGCCCGATTCTCCGCCCTGGGCAGCACCGGCACCGCGCCCAGCGGCCAGATCGACTATGCCGACTACAGGAGCAATGACGGCAAGCTCCTCGGCTTCGAGAAGTTCGGGTCCTCGTGGGAGGCCTCGGTCGGCGAGATGCTGCAGCCGTTCGAGCTGACCGTGTTCCCCGGCAGCGACCGGACCGAGTGA
- a CDS encoding DUF2617 family protein translates to MTGPTITTPATTPAPHRLAVPFRDVRGAALRWALDLPAREALATKVISLGDGAGVHAPVVELRVLGASHQVLVRNGTEEFSETVACDLVAGEMLPANTARPGYGFTSSTEVLSQSALAERVDDLVQHLDPSPMAIVAGFPGDRLAVTALELSVTDDVLTWQTWHAYPQAGELVRTHSQLVLEVTNRV, encoded by the coding sequence ATGACTGGACCCACCATCACGACGCCGGCCACCACACCGGCCCCGCACCGGCTCGCCGTCCCGTTCAGGGACGTGCGCGGCGCGGCCCTGCGCTGGGCGCTCGACCTGCCGGCGCGCGAGGCACTGGCCACCAAGGTGATCAGCCTCGGTGACGGTGCCGGCGTGCACGCCCCGGTCGTCGAGCTGAGGGTCCTCGGCGCCTCGCACCAGGTGCTGGTCCGCAACGGGACCGAGGAGTTCTCCGAGACCGTGGCCTGCGACCTGGTCGCGGGGGAGATGCTGCCGGCCAACACCGCTCGGCCCGGCTATGGGTTCACCTCGAGCACCGAGGTGTTGTCGCAGTCCGCACTCGCCGAGAGGGTGGACGACCTCGTCCAGCACCTTGACCCGAGCCCGATGGCCATCGTCGCCGGTTTCCCCGGTGATCGACTGGCCGTGACCGCACTCGAGCTGTCCGTCACCGATGACGTCCTGACCTGGCAGACCTGGCATGCCTATCCGCAGGCCGGCGAGCTCGTCCGGACCCACTCGCAGCTGGTCCTGGAGGTGACCAACCGTGTCTGA
- a CDS encoding DUF4247 domain-containing protein, which produces MSDFRSNPPPPPPNGPGGPGGPGAPGGPNGPGGPGWPPGNPPRSPYTGPSSSGDGPRWTLIAVIVGALLLLFVIPVIVSAAGNTSPEKWLKDNYSAQGGDVDSSSGLRFTSADPVDQTVAAIDAGTDPSEKRQEGSTYYLRYKSDWLVEVEAAPDGSGSEVVLFEFDAGYQSHGAVLFFWSSHYQQGGGLFRGGGGGSGK; this is translated from the coding sequence GTGTCTGACTTCCGCTCGAACCCGCCGCCACCACCACCCAACGGCCCCGGTGGACCGGGTGGTCCCGGTGCTCCTGGTGGCCCCAACGGTCCCGGTGGACCTGGCTGGCCCCCGGGCAACCCGCCGCGTTCGCCGTACACGGGTCCCAGCTCCTCGGGAGACGGACCGCGCTGGACCCTGATCGCGGTCATCGTCGGCGCACTGCTGCTGCTCTTCGTGATCCCGGTGATCGTGTCCGCGGCCGGCAACACCAGCCCGGAGAAGTGGTTGAAGGACAACTACTCCGCGCAGGGTGGCGACGTGGACTCCTCGTCCGGGCTGCGGTTCACCTCTGCGGACCCCGTCGACCAGACGGTGGCCGCGATCGACGCGGGAACTGATCCCTCGGAGAAGCGCCAAGAAGGTTCGACCTACTACCTGCGCTACAAGAGCGACTGGCTGGTCGAGGTCGAGGCAGCACCCGACGGCTCCGGTTCCGAGGTCGTCCTGTTCGAGTTCGATGCCGGCTATCAGAGCCATGGCGCAGTGCTGTTCTTCTGGAGCAGCCACTATCAGCAAGGCGGCGGACTCTTCCGCGGCGGCGGCGGAGGTAGCGGAAAGTGA
- a CDS encoding DUF350 domain-containing protein produces MNDLLEGVLASLAFGAAGLVLLALGYWLVDLMTPGHLGRLIFVERNRDAALVLASSLLAIGGIAASAIYGAESDTWDTLLETLAYGAVGILMQAAAFVVLDLLTPGKLGDTLTDEHDDPAVWVAVAMNVAVGLIVIAALS; encoded by the coding sequence ATGAACGATCTCCTTGAAGGTGTCCTGGCGTCGCTGGCATTCGGCGCTGCGGGACTGGTCCTGCTCGCGCTCGGCTACTGGCTGGTCGACCTGATGACCCCGGGCCACCTGGGCCGACTCATCTTCGTCGAGCGCAACCGGGACGCCGCACTGGTCCTGGCGTCCTCCCTGCTCGCGATCGGCGGCATCGCGGCGAGCGCGATCTATGGGGCCGAGTCCGACACCTGGGACACCCTGCTCGAGACGCTGGCCTATGGAGCGGTCGGGATCCTGATGCAGGCAGCTGCCTTCGTGGTCCTGGACCTGCTCACTCCCGGCAAGCTGGGTGACACCCTCACCGACGAGCACGACGACCCGGCCGTATGGGTCGCCGTGGCGATGAACGTGGCCGTCGGGCTGATCGTCATCGCTGCCCTGTCATGA
- a CDS encoding polyamine aminopropyltransferase has protein sequence MVVLLVAVFICAACGLVYELALVTLGSYLLGSSITQTSIVIAVTMFAMGIGALVAKGWLGRPLLAFLAVELGLAVVGGFSVPMLYLAFAWLEFYTPAMVLCAFAIGLLIGAEIPLLMELLQRLRAQDAARAVANINAVDYIGALVGGLAFPFLLLPLFDLLIGTLVVAAFNVAAAWLVAFALLRGRRRLGQASVVCALVLALLATMAWKASEFEATARQLLYRDPIIHAERSAYQDIVVTRGGIVGPERADVRLFLDGDLQFSSVDEYRYHEALVHPAMAGAHRRVLILGGGDGLALREVLKYDDVEEVDLVDLDPAVTDLARTFEPISSLNRHSFDDPRVRRTSADAFTWVRENTDSERFDAIIVDFPDPDSTATAKLYSQELYAMLRPMLERDGRMVVQSGSPFFAANAFWCVRRTLAATGLSTVPFHVDVPSFGDWGFVLATHGPSKLALPAERPAGLRFATPEVLRAATVFPPDRADRPGEVSTLLDPAILDYTRSGWVGY, from the coding sequence ATGGTGGTCCTGCTCGTGGCCGTCTTCATCTGCGCCGCGTGCGGACTGGTCTACGAGCTGGCCCTGGTCACCCTGGGCAGCTATCTCCTGGGCAGCTCGATCACCCAGACCTCGATCGTCATCGCGGTCACGATGTTCGCGATGGGCATCGGCGCCCTGGTCGCCAAGGGATGGCTCGGCCGCCCGCTCCTGGCGTTCCTGGCCGTCGAGCTCGGGCTCGCCGTCGTCGGTGGGTTCAGCGTCCCGATGCTCTACCTCGCCTTCGCCTGGCTGGAGTTCTACACCCCGGCGATGGTGCTCTGCGCGTTCGCGATCGGGCTCCTGATCGGGGCCGAGATCCCGTTGCTGATGGAGCTGCTGCAGCGGCTGCGTGCCCAGGACGCGGCACGCGCGGTGGCCAACATCAACGCGGTGGACTACATCGGCGCCCTGGTCGGTGGCCTGGCCTTCCCGTTCCTGCTGCTCCCGCTGTTCGACCTGTTGATCGGCACCCTGGTGGTGGCCGCGTTCAACGTCGCGGCGGCCTGGTTGGTCGCGTTCGCGCTGCTGCGGGGCCGCCGCCGGCTGGGACAGGCCAGCGTCGTGTGTGCGCTGGTCCTGGCCCTGTTGGCCACGATGGCGTGGAAGGCCTCCGAGTTCGAGGCGACCGCGCGTCAGCTGCTCTACCGCGACCCGATCATCCACGCCGAGCGCTCGGCGTACCAGGACATCGTGGTGACCCGTGGCGGCATCGTCGGCCCCGAGCGCGCGGACGTCAGGCTCTTCCTGGACGGCGACCTGCAGTTCTCCTCGGTCGACGAATACCGCTATCACGAGGCGCTGGTCCACCCGGCGATGGCCGGAGCGCACCGTCGGGTGCTGATCCTCGGCGGCGGCGACGGGCTGGCGCTCCGGGAGGTGCTGAAGTATGACGACGTCGAGGAGGTCGACCTGGTCGACCTCGATCCCGCGGTGACCGACCTGGCCCGCACCTTCGAGCCGATCAGCAGCCTCAACCGGCACTCGTTCGACGATCCCCGGGTGAGGCGGACCTCGGCGGACGCCTTCACCTGGGTCCGCGAGAACACCGACAGCGAGCGCTTCGACGCGATCATCGTCGACTTCCCGGACCCCGACTCCACGGCCACCGCCAAGCTCTACTCGCAGGAGCTCTACGCGATGCTGCGCCCGATGCTGGAACGCGACGGGCGGATGGTGGTGCAGTCGGGGAGCCCATTCTTCGCCGCCAACGCCTTCTGGTGCGTACGTCGTACCCTCGCCGCCACCGGCCTGTCCACCGTCCCGTTCCATGTCGACGTGCCGTCCTTCGGCGACTGGGGGTTCGTGCTGGCGACCCACGGCCCGAGCAAGCTCGCACTGCCCGCCGAGCGGCCGGCCGGGCTGCGCTTCGCCACCCCCGAGGTGCTGCGGGCGGCGACCGTCTTCCCGCCCGACCGCGCCGACCGACCGGGCGAGGTCTCCACGCTGCTGGATCCGGCGATCCTGGACTACACGCGCAGCGGCTGGGTCGGCTACTGA
- the secA gene encoding preprotein translocase subunit SecA, translated as MPAILDKILRIGEGKILRELEAIAKAVNAIEDEFVKMSDDELRGMTAEFKERLAKGETLDDIMPEAFATVREAANRVIGQRHYDVQIMGGAALHKGNIAEMKTGEGKTLVATLPAYLNALAGQGVHVVTVNDYLAKFQSEMMGRIHHFLGLSTGVILPSMRPAERREAYACDITYGTNNELGFDYLRDNMAASIEDCVQRGHGFAIVDEVDSILIDEARTPLIISGPTQDEVRWYAEFAKIARAMTRDVDYEVDEKKRTISVLESGITTVEDHLGIENLYDSVNTPLISFMNNSIKAKELFRKDKEYVVMDGEVLIVDEHTGRMLAGRRYNDGLHQAIEAKEGVTVREEYQTLATVTLQNYFRLYKKLSGMTGTAMTEASEFDKIYNLGVVPIPTNKPMQRNDQPDLVYRTEDAKFEAVADDIAERHGKGQPVLIGTVSVEKSERLSTLLKKRNIPHSVLNAKVHADEARIVAMAGHKGAVTVATNMAGRGTDIMLGGSVEFLADEELRKKGIEPTGDTAEQYEAEWEPTLARIKEQVKAEHDEVKKAGGLYVVGTERHESRRIDNQLRGRSGRQGDPGESRFYLSLQDELMRLFKADMVDRMLTVLKIPDDVPIEHKRVTNSIASAQSQLEAQNFESRKNVLKYDDVMDRQRHVIYDERREVLEGADLKDQMITFIDDVIEGYVNGATEGFAEEWDLEALWVALKQLYPITITLDEIEERAGGRAALSRTEMISELQADAQAAYAEREATLGEENMRDLERRVVLSVLDRKWRDHLYEMDYLREGIYLRAYSQRDPLVEYQREGFDMFTAMMDSIKEESVGFLFNLDVQVEEEEPAGEVEGDAPAAEEEHTPRITAKGLEAPKQVQNLSYTGPAEDGEAEVTGPAPASNADDPFAGTGRNADCPCGSGKKYKKCHGAPNGPTGHTTRVNG; from the coding sequence GTGCCTGCCATCCTCGACAAGATCCTCCGCATCGGCGAGGGCAAGATCCTTCGCGAGCTCGAGGCGATCGCCAAGGCCGTCAACGCCATCGAGGACGAGTTCGTCAAGATGAGCGACGACGAGCTCCGCGGGATGACTGCAGAGTTCAAGGAGCGCCTGGCGAAGGGCGAGACCCTCGACGACATCATGCCGGAGGCCTTCGCCACGGTCCGCGAAGCCGCCAACCGGGTGATCGGCCAGCGCCACTACGACGTCCAGATCATGGGTGGCGCGGCGCTGCACAAGGGCAACATCGCCGAGATGAAGACCGGTGAGGGCAAGACGCTGGTCGCGACCCTTCCCGCCTACCTCAACGCCCTTGCCGGACAGGGCGTCCACGTGGTCACCGTCAACGACTACCTGGCCAAGTTCCAGTCCGAGATGATGGGCCGCATCCACCACTTCCTCGGGCTGAGCACCGGCGTGATCCTGCCGTCGATGCGTCCCGCGGAGCGTCGCGAGGCCTATGCCTGCGACATCACCTACGGCACCAACAACGAGCTCGGCTTCGACTACCTGCGCGACAACATGGCGGCCAGCATCGAGGACTGCGTGCAGCGCGGCCACGGCTTCGCCATCGTCGATGAGGTCGACTCGATCCTGATCGACGAGGCTCGCACCCCGTTGATCATCTCCGGCCCGACCCAGGACGAGGTCCGCTGGTATGCCGAGTTCGCGAAGATCGCGCGTGCGATGACCCGCGACGTCGACTACGAGGTCGACGAGAAGAAGCGGACCATCTCCGTGCTCGAGTCCGGGATCACCACCGTCGAGGACCACCTCGGCATCGAGAACCTCTATGACTCGGTCAACACGCCGCTGATCTCCTTCATGAACAACTCCATCAAGGCCAAGGAGCTGTTCCGCAAGGACAAGGAATATGTCGTCATGGACGGCGAGGTGCTCATCGTCGACGAGCACACCGGCCGCATGCTCGCCGGTCGCCGCTACAACGACGGGCTGCACCAGGCCATCGAGGCCAAGGAGGGCGTGACCGTCCGCGAGGAATACCAGACCCTCGCCACCGTCACCCTGCAGAACTACTTCCGCCTCTACAAGAAGCTCTCCGGGATGACCGGTACGGCGATGACCGAGGCCAGCGAGTTCGACAAGATCTACAACCTCGGCGTCGTTCCCATCCCGACCAACAAGCCGATGCAGCGCAATGACCAGCCCGACCTCGTCTACCGGACCGAGGACGCCAAGTTCGAGGCGGTCGCCGACGACATCGCGGAGCGCCACGGCAAGGGCCAGCCGGTGCTGATCGGCACGGTCTCGGTCGAGAAGTCCGAGCGCCTGTCCACGCTGCTCAAGAAGCGCAACATCCCGCACAGCGTGCTGAACGCGAAGGTGCACGCCGACGAGGCGCGGATCGTCGCGATGGCCGGCCACAAGGGCGCGGTCACCGTGGCCACGAACATGGCCGGACGAGGCACCGACATCATGCTCGGTGGCTCGGTGGAGTTCCTTGCCGACGAGGAGCTGCGCAAGAAGGGCATCGAGCCGACCGGCGACACCGCCGAGCAGTACGAGGCCGAGTGGGAGCCCACGCTCGCGCGCATCAAGGAGCAGGTCAAGGCCGAGCACGACGAGGTGAAGAAGGCCGGCGGACTCTATGTCGTCGGCACCGAGCGTCACGAGTCGCGCCGCATCGACAACCAGCTCCGCGGTCGTTCCGGCCGTCAGGGAGACCCGGGGGAGTCGCGCTTCTACCTCTCGCTCCAGGACGAGCTGATGCGCCTGTTCAAGGCCGACATGGTCGACCGGATGCTCACCGTGCTGAAGATCCCGGACGACGTGCCGATCGAGCACAAGCGGGTCACCAACTCGATCGCCAGCGCGCAGTCGCAGCTCGAGGCCCAGAACTTCGAGTCCCGCAAGAACGTCCTGAAGTATGACGACGTGATGGACCGCCAGCGCCACGTCATCTATGACGAGCGGCGCGAGGTCCTCGAGGGTGCGGACCTCAAGGACCAGATGATCACCTTCATCGACGACGTCATCGAGGGCTACGTCAACGGCGCCACCGAGGGCTTCGCGGAGGAGTGGGACCTCGAGGCGCTGTGGGTCGCGCTCAAGCAGCTCTACCCGATCACGATCACCCTCGACGAGATCGAGGAGCGTGCGGGTGGACGGGCCGCGCTGTCGCGCACCGAGATGATCAGCGAGCTCCAGGCGGACGCCCAGGCGGCCTATGCCGAGCGCGAGGCGACACTCGGCGAGGAGAACATGCGTGACCTCGAGCGCCGCGTCGTGCTCTCGGTGCTCGACCGCAAGTGGCGCGACCACCTCTACGAGATGGACTACCTGCGCGAGGGCATCTACCTGCGTGCCTACTCGCAGCGCGACCCGCTGGTGGAGTACCAGCGCGAGGGCTTCGACATGTTCACCGCGATGATGGACAGCATCAAGGAGGAGTCGGTCGGCTTCCTGTTCAACCTGGACGTCCAGGTTGAGGAGGAGGAGCCTGCCGGTGAGGTCGAGGGCGACGCCCCGGCTGCCGAGGAGGAGCACACTCCCCGGATCACGGCCAAGGGCCTCGAGGCACCCAAGCAGGTGCAGAACCTCTCCTACACCGGTCCCGCGGAGGACGGCGAGGCCGAGGTCACCGGCCCGGCCCCGGCGAGCAACGCCGACGACCCGTTCGCCGGCACCGGCCGCAACGCCGACTGCCCGTGCGGTTCGGGCAAGAAGTACAAGAAGTGCCACGGGGCGCCGAACGGTCCGACCGGGCACACCACCCGCGTCAACGGCTGA
- a CDS encoding Rv3235 family protein — MNSNRTATGPRTATGPRSVTAGNPRAVMSLVSPRRGDGLGTTSVQGTLALEIDSALEPPASAPTTALRGADVVDVPAVVRRDLQRWVHTFSQAVSEVTNGARPVSQLLRWTTPAVHNELAYRAGVVSRARVHQGGKGPSRHPAVRPQVQTVHTSFLDDEVVEFSALLRCGPRFRVLAGRLEVLGGRWQATALEFG, encoded by the coding sequence ATGAACAGCAACCGCACAGCCACCGGCCCCCGCACTGCCACCGGCCCGCGCTCGGTCACCGCAGGCAACCCCCGGGCCGTGATGTCACTGGTGAGTCCCCGCCGTGGTGACGGGCTCGGCACGACCAGCGTGCAAGGAACCCTGGCCCTCGAGATCGACTCCGCCCTCGAGCCCCCGGCCTCTGCCCCCACGACCGCCCTGCGGGGAGCCGACGTGGTCGACGTGCCCGCCGTCGTACGACGTGACCTGCAGCGTTGGGTGCACACGTTCAGCCAAGCCGTCTCCGAGGTCACCAACGGGGCGCGACCGGTCTCGCAGCTGTTGCGCTGGACGACACCGGCGGTGCACAACGAGCTCGCCTACCGGGCCGGCGTCGTCTCCCGAGCCAGGGTGCACCAGGGCGGCAAGGGTCCCTCGCGGCACCCGGCAGTGCGCCCGCAGGTCCAGACGGTGCACACCAGCTTCCTCGACGACGAGGTCGTCGAGTTCTCCGCGCTGCTGCGCTGCGGTCCGCGCTTCCGGGTGCTCGCCGGACGACTCGAGGTGCTCGGCGGGCGCTGGCAGGCCACCGCGCTCGAGTTCGGCTGA
- a CDS encoding LysM peptidoglycan-binding domain-containing protein yields the protein MITRESPPAPLLRCLLVLTVVTTAAAAALRLLADDLARAAALDDQTLATGRFDEVLVPGAAVVLTACLAWFWLVTLVTCIEAGTALHIGFGPAGVRRVVLAACGLSLVAGLAPAHADTTVGQPPAPVPGDRTVLSGLPLPDRAASQDPAPVSGHDRPEPTRNPTGSPASHRARHTVQPGDSLWGLAESRLAPGADDSEITRAWRQIWAANRHLIGSDPDLIHPGTTLDLPASPKEK from the coding sequence ATGATTACTCGGGAATCACCACCGGCACCGCTCCTGCGTTGCCTGCTCGTCCTCACCGTCGTCACCACCGCGGCGGCAGCGGCCCTACGACTGCTTGCCGATGACCTGGCTCGTGCCGCGGCCCTGGACGACCAGACCCTGGCCACGGGTCGGTTCGACGAGGTCCTGGTGCCCGGCGCGGCCGTCGTCCTCACCGCGTGCCTGGCGTGGTTCTGGCTGGTCACCCTGGTCACCTGCATCGAGGCCGGCACCGCGCTCCACATCGGTTTCGGCCCAGCCGGCGTGCGCCGCGTGGTGCTGGCCGCCTGTGGCCTGAGCCTTGTCGCCGGCCTCGCGCCGGCGCACGCGGACACCACGGTCGGGCAACCGCCGGCGCCGGTCCCCGGCGATCGGACGGTGCTCTCCGGCCTGCCGCTCCCCGACCGGGCCGCCTCGCAGGACCCGGCCCCGGTCTCGGGCCACGACCGACCGGAACCGACCCGCAACCCGACTGGGTCGCCGGCCTCGCACCGTGCCCGGCACACCGTGCAGCCCGGCGACAGCCTCTGGGGACTCGCCGAGTCCCGCCTGGCACCGGGAGCCGACGACTCCGAGATCACCCGGGCCTGGCGCCAAATCTGGGCTGCCAACCGGCACCTGATCGGTTCTGATCCCGACCTGATCCACCCCGGCACCACCCTCGACCTGCCCGCCTCACCCAAGGAGAAGTGA
- a CDS encoding sec-independent translocase, producing MFGVGLPEMAVIALVAVLVFGPDKLPDLARQAGRFFRQMKSFADTTRDDLRNELGPEFSDLELRDLDPRTIVRKHIIEAMNDADNESAEADRRALVEGELPPYDPEAT from the coding sequence GTGTTCGGTGTCGGGCTGCCGGAGATGGCAGTCATCGCCCTGGTGGCGGTGCTCGTCTTCGGTCCGGACAAGCTGCCTGATCTTGCCCGTCAAGCGGGACGCTTCTTCCGGCAGATGAAGAGCTTCGCCGACACCACGCGCGACGACCTGCGCAACGAGCTGGGCCCCGAGTTCTCCGACCTGGAGCTCCGCGACCTGGATCCCCGCACGATCGTGCGCAAGCACATCATCGAGGCGATGAACGATGCCGACAACGAGTCCGCCGAGGCGGATCGGCGCGCGCTCGTCGAGGGTGAGCTCCCGCCCTACGACCCCGAGGCGACCTGA
- a CDS encoding Mrp/NBP35 family ATP-binding protein produces the protein MSTLTIEQVHAALATVNDPEIKRPITDLGMVDTVEIGEAGMVSVKVLLTVAGCPLKDTINRDVTAAVSRVPGVSGVDLELGVMTAEQRGELKNVLSDGKAEREIPFAQAGSLTKVYAIASGKGGVGKSSVTVNLALSFAKQGLKVGIVDADIYGHSVPAMLGVGDSRPTQVDDLIMPVPTSSGVSVISIGMLKPRRDQVVAWRGPMLDRALVQMLADVYWGDLDVLLLDLPPGTGDVAISLGQHLPSAEVVVVTTPQEAAAEVAERAGTMASMMHQRVVGVIENMSYLPCPHCAEKGEDHRLEVFGSGGGDRVAATLSERFGYDVKVLARIPLDISLREGGDVGKPIVEADPSALAARELAGVADHLSGRGRGLAGMQLGLTPSARF, from the coding sequence ATGAGCACCCTCACCATCGAGCAGGTCCACGCGGCGCTGGCCACCGTGAACGACCCCGAGATCAAGCGTCCCATCACAGATCTCGGAATGGTCGACACCGTCGAGATCGGCGAGGCCGGCATGGTGTCGGTCAAGGTGCTCCTCACCGTCGCCGGTTGCCCCCTCAAGGACACCATCAATCGTGACGTGACCGCGGCCGTCAGCCGGGTCCCCGGCGTGAGTGGCGTCGACCTCGAGCTGGGCGTGATGACCGCCGAGCAGCGTGGCGAGCTCAAGAACGTCCTCTCCGACGGCAAGGCCGAGCGGGAGATCCCCTTCGCCCAGGCCGGGTCGCTGACCAAGGTCTATGCGATCGCCAGCGGCAAGGGCGGTGTCGGCAAGTCCTCGGTCACCGTCAACCTCGCACTGTCGTTCGCCAAGCAGGGCCTGAAGGTCGGCATCGTGGACGCCGACATCTATGGCCACTCGGTCCCGGCCATGCTCGGTGTGGGCGACTCGCGCCCCACCCAGGTCGACGACCTGATCATGCCCGTCCCCACCTCCTCGGGCGTCTCGGTCATCTCGATCGGGATGCTCAAGCCGCGTCGCGACCAGGTCGTCGCATGGCGTGGCCCGATGCTCGACCGGGCCCTGGTCCAGATGCTCGCCGACGTCTACTGGGGCGACCTCGACGTGCTGCTGCTCGACCTTCCGCCGGGCACCGGTGACGTCGCGATCTCCCTGGGCCAGCACCTGCCCAGCGCCGAGGTCGTCGTGGTCACCACGCCGCAGGAGGCCGCGGCCGAGGTCGCCGAGCGCGCCGGGACGATGGCCTCGATGATGCACCAGCGTGTGGTGGGCGTGATCGAGAACATGAGCTATCTCCCCTGCCCGCACTGCGCCGAGAAGGGCGAGGACCACCGCCTCGAGGTCTTCGGTTCCGGCGGCGGCGACCGCGTGGCCGCCACCTTGTCGGAGCGGTTCGGCTATGACGTCAAGGTGCTCGCCCGGATTCCTCTCGACATCTCCCTGCGCGAGGGTGGCGACGTGGGCAAGCCGATCGTCGAGGCCGACCCGTCGGCCCTTGCCGCTCGCGAACTCGCCGGCGTCGCCGACCACCTCTCCGGTCGCGGTCGCGGACTGGCCGGCATGCAACTCGGGCTGACTCCTTCCGCCAGGTTCTGA
- a CDS encoding DUF1003 domain-containing protein: protein MADQRRARLDTPQDVRRSLVRRPSYDSDTFGVFAEQFARFMGTAKFLIYMTAFVLIWIVWNLLAPEDLRWDDYPFIFLTLMLSLQASYAAPLILLAQNRQETRDKVIAEQDRQANARAHADMEFLAREVASLRMAVGETTTRDFLRSELRSLMGDLEDRGVVPPESPDPGPGNDSSPGSA, encoded by the coding sequence ATGGCTGACCAGCGCCGCGCCCGCCTCGACACGCCCCAGGACGTACGTCGCTCCCTGGTCCGGCGCCCGTCGTACGACTCGGACACGTTCGGGGTCTTCGCCGAGCAGTTCGCCCGGTTCATGGGGACCGCCAAGTTCCTGATCTACATGACGGCCTTCGTGCTGATCTGGATCGTGTGGAACCTGCTCGCACCCGAGGACCTGCGCTGGGACGACTACCCGTTCATCTTCCTCACCCTGATGCTGAGCCTGCAGGCCTCGTACGCCGCTCCGCTGATCCTGCTCGCCCAGAACCGGCAGGAGACCCGGGACAAGGTGATCGCCGAGCAGGACCGTCAGGCCAACGCGCGCGCCCACGCCGACATGGAGTTCCTGGCCCGCGAGGTCGCCTCGTTGCGGATGGCCGTCGGCGAGACCACCACCCGCGACTTCCTGCGCTCCGAGCTCCGCTCCCTGATGGGCGATCTGGAGGATCGCGGTGTGGTTCCTCCCGAGTCTCCAGATCCCGGTCCCGGAAACGACTCCTCGCCGGGTAGCGCGTAG